A portion of the Archocentrus centrarchus isolate MPI-CPG fArcCen1 chromosome 19, fArcCen1, whole genome shotgun sequence genome contains these proteins:
- the mbtd1 gene encoding MBT domain-containing protein 1 isoform X4, which yields MEDTRDLAERAPRSDRKRRDSFGMFDGYDSCSEESTSSSSSEDSEDEVVPSIPASLPIIKNNGQVYTYPDGKAGMATCEMCGMVGVRDAFYSKTKRFCSVSCSRSYSSNSKKASILARLQGKPPTKKAKVLQKQPLMAKLAAYAQYQASQQNQAKSKAVVPAESFDWGQYICSNNTVGAPVSCFKHAPMGTCWGGIEVGVRIEVPNSDTNFSTKVYWIAEIIKLAGFKALLRYEGFDSDTSKDFWCNLCIPEVHPVGWCASSGKPLVPPKSIQHKYSNWKMFLVKRLTGAKTLPPNFNDLVQENMQFPFKKLMRVEVVDKNYLSRTRVALVEQVIGGRLRLVYEESQDGSDDFWCHMYSPLIHNIGWSRSIGHRFKRSDITKKLDGQVDAPAQLFQKVKDVDQSGDWFKDGMKLEAIDPLNLSAICVATVRKVLADGYLMIGIDGSEAVDGSDWFCYHGTSPSIFPAGFCEINNIELTPPRGYTKLPFKWFDYLRDTGAIAAPVRLFNKEVPNHGFRLGMKLEAVDLMEPRLVCVATVTRIVHRLLRIHFDGWEDEYDQWVDCESPDLYPVGWCQLTGYQLQPPASQSNREMPQSVPKQKKKAQQYKGQKKKSLLRMKEETAEVDEFTFSQGTSDQESNGSGSYYIKQEP from the exons ATGGAAGACACAAGGGATTTG GCTGAGCGTGCCCCACGTTCAGATCGTAAGCGGAGAGACTCATTCGGGATGTTTGATGGCTATGATAGCTGCAGCGAGGAGTCTACCAGCAGTTCTAGCTCAGAGGACAGTGAGGACGAAGTGGTGCCCTCCATCCCTGCCAGTCTGCCCATCATCAAGAACAATGGGCAAGTCTACACCTACCCTGATGGAAAGGCTGGAATGG CCACATGTGAGATGTGTGGGATGGTCGGTGTACGAGATGCTTTTTATTCGAAAACAAAGCGTTTCTGCAGTGTGTCCTGTTCAAGGAGTTATTCCTCAAATTCTAAAAAAGCTAGCATCTTGGCAAGACTCCAG GGCAAACCACCAACAAAAAAGGCCAAAGTCTTACAAAAACAGCCTCTCATGGCGAAGTTGGCAGCTTATGCCCAGTACCAAGCAAGTCAGCAGAACCAGGCCAAATCGAAAGCAG TGGTTCCTGCAGAGAGCTTTGACTGGGGGCAGTATATCTGTAGCAATAACACAGTTGGGGCTCCTGTCAGCTGTTTCAAACAT GCCCCTATGGGGACATGCTGGGGAGGCATCGAAGTAGGTGTGAGGATTGAAGTGCCCAACTCTGATACCAACTTCTCCACTAAAGTGTACTGGATAGCAGAAATCATAAAGCTAGCAG GGTTCAAGGCTCTCCTTCGTTACGAGGGCTTCGACAGTGACACGAGTAAAGACTTCTGGTGTAATCTCTGTATCCCTGAAGTACACCCTGTGGGATGGTGTGCTTCGAGTGGCAAACCCCTCGTACCTCCAAAAA GCATACAACATAAGTACTCTAACTGGAAAATGTTTCTTGTGAAGCGCCTCACTGGAGCTAAAACACTGCCACCTAACTTTAATGATTTG GTGCAGGAGAACATGCAATTCCCCTTTAAGAAGCTAATGCGGGTCGAGGTGGTGGATAAGAATTATCTTAGCCGGACACGAGTGGCACTGGTAGAGCAAGTGATTGGAGGTCGCCTCAGGCTGGTCTATGAGGAGAGCCAGGATGGATCTGATGATTTCTGGTGCCACATGTATAGCCCCCTCATCCATAATATAGGCTGGTCACGAAGCATTGGGCACCGCTTCAAACGATCTG ATATTACAAAGAAATTAGATGGTCAAGTCGATGCTCCTGCGCAGCTCTTCCAGAAG GTAAAAGATGTGGACCAGAGTGGGGACTGGTTCAAAGATGGGATGAAATTAGAAGCCATTGACCCCCTCAATCTCTCAGCTATATGTGTAGCTACTGTAAGAAAG GTTTTGGCAGATGGATATCTCATGATTGGGATTGACGGCTCAGAGGCAGTAGATGGATCAGACTGGTTCTGCTACCATGGCACCTCCCCTTCCATCTTCCCTGCCggcttctgtgaaatcaacaaCATTGAACTCACACCCCCTAGAG GGTACACTAAACTGCCATTTAAATGGTTTGACTACCTCAGAGACACGGGTGCAATAGCTGCTCCTGTCAGACTCTTTAACAAG GAGGTTCCCAATCATGGGTTTCGGCTAGGCATGAAGCTGGAGGCTGTGGATCTTATGGAGCCGAGGCTAGTGTGTGTTGCCACGGTGACGAGGATTGTGCACCGCCTACTGAGGATTCACTTTGATGGTTGGGAAGACGAGTATGACCAGTGGGTAGACTGCGAGTCGCCTGACCTCTACCCAGTGGGCTGGTGTCAGCTGACAGGCTACCAGCTCCAACCTCCTGCCTCACAGA GTAACAGAGAAATGCCCCAGTCTGTTcccaagcagaagaaaaaggcCCAGCAGTACAAAGGCCAAAAGAAAA AATCTCTCCTGCGAATGAAAGAGGAGACCGCCGAAGTGGACGAGTTCACCTTCTCACAGGGCACTTCAGATCAAGAGAGCAACGGCTCGGGCAGCTACTACATCAAACAAGAACCCTGA
- the mbtd1 gene encoding MBT domain-containing protein 1 isoform X1: protein MEDTRDLAERAPRSDRKRRDSFGMFDGYDSCSEESTSSSSSEDSEDEVVPSIPASLPIIKNNGQVYTYPDGKAGMATCEMCGMVGVRDAFYSKTKRFCSVSCSRSYSSNSKKASILARLQGKPPTKKAKVLQKQPLMAKLAAYAQYQASQQNQAKSKAVVPAESFDWGQYICSNNTVGAPVSCFKHAPMGTCWGGIEVGVRIEVPNSDTNFSTKVYWIAEIIKLAGFKALLRYEGFDSDTSKDFWCNLCIPEVHPVGWCASSGKPLVPPKSIQHKYSNWKMFLVKRLTGAKTLPPNFNDLVQENMQFPFKKLMRVEVVDKNYLSRTRVALVEQVIGGRLRLVYEESQDGSDDFWCHMYSPLIHNIGWSRSIGHRFKRSDITKKLDGQVDAPAQLFQKVKDVDQSGDWFKDGMKLEAIDPLNLSAICVATVRKVLADGYLMIGIDGSEAVDGSDWFCYHGTSPSIFPAGFCEINNIELTPPRGYTKLPFKWFDYLRDTGAIAAPVRLFNKEVPNHGFRLGMKLEAVDLMEPRLVCVATVTRIVHRLLRIHFDGWEDEYDQWVDCESPDLYPVGWCQLTGYQLQPPASQSNREMPQSVPKQKKKAQQYKGQKKKRKIPVGRRPFSQAGRRRSSFSGDEEQSPPPYPAQGPARPRPRTHLHPTHKSESLLRMKEETAEVDEFTFSQGTSDQESNGSGSYYIKQEP from the exons ATGGAAGACACAAGGGATTTG GCTGAGCGTGCCCCACGTTCAGATCGTAAGCGGAGAGACTCATTCGGGATGTTTGATGGCTATGATAGCTGCAGCGAGGAGTCTACCAGCAGTTCTAGCTCAGAGGACAGTGAGGACGAAGTGGTGCCCTCCATCCCTGCCAGTCTGCCCATCATCAAGAACAATGGGCAAGTCTACACCTACCCTGATGGAAAGGCTGGAATGG CCACATGTGAGATGTGTGGGATGGTCGGTGTACGAGATGCTTTTTATTCGAAAACAAAGCGTTTCTGCAGTGTGTCCTGTTCAAGGAGTTATTCCTCAAATTCTAAAAAAGCTAGCATCTTGGCAAGACTCCAG GGCAAACCACCAACAAAAAAGGCCAAAGTCTTACAAAAACAGCCTCTCATGGCGAAGTTGGCAGCTTATGCCCAGTACCAAGCAAGTCAGCAGAACCAGGCCAAATCGAAAGCAG TGGTTCCTGCAGAGAGCTTTGACTGGGGGCAGTATATCTGTAGCAATAACACAGTTGGGGCTCCTGTCAGCTGTTTCAAACAT GCCCCTATGGGGACATGCTGGGGAGGCATCGAAGTAGGTGTGAGGATTGAAGTGCCCAACTCTGATACCAACTTCTCCACTAAAGTGTACTGGATAGCAGAAATCATAAAGCTAGCAG GGTTCAAGGCTCTCCTTCGTTACGAGGGCTTCGACAGTGACACGAGTAAAGACTTCTGGTGTAATCTCTGTATCCCTGAAGTACACCCTGTGGGATGGTGTGCTTCGAGTGGCAAACCCCTCGTACCTCCAAAAA GCATACAACATAAGTACTCTAACTGGAAAATGTTTCTTGTGAAGCGCCTCACTGGAGCTAAAACACTGCCACCTAACTTTAATGATTTG GTGCAGGAGAACATGCAATTCCCCTTTAAGAAGCTAATGCGGGTCGAGGTGGTGGATAAGAATTATCTTAGCCGGACACGAGTGGCACTGGTAGAGCAAGTGATTGGAGGTCGCCTCAGGCTGGTCTATGAGGAGAGCCAGGATGGATCTGATGATTTCTGGTGCCACATGTATAGCCCCCTCATCCATAATATAGGCTGGTCACGAAGCATTGGGCACCGCTTCAAACGATCTG ATATTACAAAGAAATTAGATGGTCAAGTCGATGCTCCTGCGCAGCTCTTCCAGAAG GTAAAAGATGTGGACCAGAGTGGGGACTGGTTCAAAGATGGGATGAAATTAGAAGCCATTGACCCCCTCAATCTCTCAGCTATATGTGTAGCTACTGTAAGAAAG GTTTTGGCAGATGGATATCTCATGATTGGGATTGACGGCTCAGAGGCAGTAGATGGATCAGACTGGTTCTGCTACCATGGCACCTCCCCTTCCATCTTCCCTGCCggcttctgtgaaatcaacaaCATTGAACTCACACCCCCTAGAG GGTACACTAAACTGCCATTTAAATGGTTTGACTACCTCAGAGACACGGGTGCAATAGCTGCTCCTGTCAGACTCTTTAACAAG GAGGTTCCCAATCATGGGTTTCGGCTAGGCATGAAGCTGGAGGCTGTGGATCTTATGGAGCCGAGGCTAGTGTGTGTTGCCACGGTGACGAGGATTGTGCACCGCCTACTGAGGATTCACTTTGATGGTTGGGAAGACGAGTATGACCAGTGGGTAGACTGCGAGTCGCCTGACCTCTACCCAGTGGGCTGGTGTCAGCTGACAGGCTACCAGCTCCAACCTCCTGCCTCACAGA GTAACAGAGAAATGCCCCAGTCTGTTcccaagcagaagaaaaaggcCCAGCAGTACAAAGGCCAAAAGAAAA AGAGGAAGATTCCTGTTGGTCGACGGCCCTTCAGTCaggcaggcaggaggaggagcagcttcTCAGGGGATGAAGAACAGAGTCCACCCCCTTACCCTGCCCAGGGGCCAGCTCGGCCCCGACCCCGCACCCACCTTCACCCAACCCACAAATCAG AATCTCTCCTGCGAATGAAAGAGGAGACCGCCGAAGTGGACGAGTTCACCTTCTCACAGGGCACTTCAGATCAAGAGAGCAACGGCTCGGGCAGCTACTACATCAAACAAGAACCCTGA
- the mbtd1 gene encoding MBT domain-containing protein 1 isoform X5, with product MEDTRDLAERAPRSDRKRRDSFGMFDGYDSCSEESTSSSSSEDSEDEVVPSIPASLPIIKNNGQVYTYPDGKAGMATCEMCGMVGVRDAFYSKTKRFCSVSCSRSYSSNSKKASILARLQGKPPTKKAKVLQKQPLMAKLAAYAQYQASQQNQAKSKAVVPAESFDWGQYICSNNTVGAPVSCFKHAPMGTCWGGIEVGVRIEVPNSDTNFSTKVYWIAEIIKLAGFKALLRYEGFDSDTSKDFWCNLCIPEVHPVGWCASSGKPLVPPKSIQHKYSNWKMFLVKRLTGAKTLPPNFNDLVQENMQFPFKKLMRVEVVDKNYLSRTRVALVEQVIGGRLRLVYEESQDGSDDFWCHMYSPLIHNIGWSRSIGHRFKRSDITKKLDGQVDAPAQLFQKVKDVDQSGDWFKDGMKLEAIDPLNLSAICVATVRKVLADGYLMIGIDGSEAVDGSDWFCYHGTSPSIFPAGFCEINNIELTPPRGYTKLPFKWFDYLRDTGAIAAPVRLFNKEVPNHGFRLGMKLEAVDLMEPRLVCVATVTRIVHRLLRIHFDGWEDEYDQWVDCESPDLYPVGWCQLTGYQLQPPASQSNREMPQSVPKQKKKAQQYKGQKKMNENNRLPSGEDQIFSCYCSVLLRIHAGRGRTLF from the exons ATGGAAGACACAAGGGATTTG GCTGAGCGTGCCCCACGTTCAGATCGTAAGCGGAGAGACTCATTCGGGATGTTTGATGGCTATGATAGCTGCAGCGAGGAGTCTACCAGCAGTTCTAGCTCAGAGGACAGTGAGGACGAAGTGGTGCCCTCCATCCCTGCCAGTCTGCCCATCATCAAGAACAATGGGCAAGTCTACACCTACCCTGATGGAAAGGCTGGAATGG CCACATGTGAGATGTGTGGGATGGTCGGTGTACGAGATGCTTTTTATTCGAAAACAAAGCGTTTCTGCAGTGTGTCCTGTTCAAGGAGTTATTCCTCAAATTCTAAAAAAGCTAGCATCTTGGCAAGACTCCAG GGCAAACCACCAACAAAAAAGGCCAAAGTCTTACAAAAACAGCCTCTCATGGCGAAGTTGGCAGCTTATGCCCAGTACCAAGCAAGTCAGCAGAACCAGGCCAAATCGAAAGCAG TGGTTCCTGCAGAGAGCTTTGACTGGGGGCAGTATATCTGTAGCAATAACACAGTTGGGGCTCCTGTCAGCTGTTTCAAACAT GCCCCTATGGGGACATGCTGGGGAGGCATCGAAGTAGGTGTGAGGATTGAAGTGCCCAACTCTGATACCAACTTCTCCACTAAAGTGTACTGGATAGCAGAAATCATAAAGCTAGCAG GGTTCAAGGCTCTCCTTCGTTACGAGGGCTTCGACAGTGACACGAGTAAAGACTTCTGGTGTAATCTCTGTATCCCTGAAGTACACCCTGTGGGATGGTGTGCTTCGAGTGGCAAACCCCTCGTACCTCCAAAAA GCATACAACATAAGTACTCTAACTGGAAAATGTTTCTTGTGAAGCGCCTCACTGGAGCTAAAACACTGCCACCTAACTTTAATGATTTG GTGCAGGAGAACATGCAATTCCCCTTTAAGAAGCTAATGCGGGTCGAGGTGGTGGATAAGAATTATCTTAGCCGGACACGAGTGGCACTGGTAGAGCAAGTGATTGGAGGTCGCCTCAGGCTGGTCTATGAGGAGAGCCAGGATGGATCTGATGATTTCTGGTGCCACATGTATAGCCCCCTCATCCATAATATAGGCTGGTCACGAAGCATTGGGCACCGCTTCAAACGATCTG ATATTACAAAGAAATTAGATGGTCAAGTCGATGCTCCTGCGCAGCTCTTCCAGAAG GTAAAAGATGTGGACCAGAGTGGGGACTGGTTCAAAGATGGGATGAAATTAGAAGCCATTGACCCCCTCAATCTCTCAGCTATATGTGTAGCTACTGTAAGAAAG GTTTTGGCAGATGGATATCTCATGATTGGGATTGACGGCTCAGAGGCAGTAGATGGATCAGACTGGTTCTGCTACCATGGCACCTCCCCTTCCATCTTCCCTGCCggcttctgtgaaatcaacaaCATTGAACTCACACCCCCTAGAG GGTACACTAAACTGCCATTTAAATGGTTTGACTACCTCAGAGACACGGGTGCAATAGCTGCTCCTGTCAGACTCTTTAACAAG GAGGTTCCCAATCATGGGTTTCGGCTAGGCATGAAGCTGGAGGCTGTGGATCTTATGGAGCCGAGGCTAGTGTGTGTTGCCACGGTGACGAGGATTGTGCACCGCCTACTGAGGATTCACTTTGATGGTTGGGAAGACGAGTATGACCAGTGGGTAGACTGCGAGTCGCCTGACCTCTACCCAGTGGGCTGGTGTCAGCTGACAGGCTACCAGCTCCAACCTCCTGCCTCACAGA GTAACAGAGAAATGCCCCAGTCTGTTcccaagcagaagaaaaaggcCCAGCAGTACAAAGGCCAAAAGAAAA tgaacGAGAACAATCGACTCCCATCGGGGGAGGACCAAATCTTCAGCTGCTACTGCTCAGTTCTGCTGAGAATCCATGCAGGCAGGGGCAGGACTTTATTTTGA
- the mbtd1 gene encoding MBT domain-containing protein 1 isoform X3 encodes MEDTRDLSTSSSSSEDSEDEVVPSIPASLPIIKNNGQVYTYPDGKAGMATCEMCGMVGVRDAFYSKTKRFCSVSCSRSYSSNSKKASILARLQGKPPTKKAKVLQKQPLMAKLAAYAQYQASQQNQAKSKAVVPAESFDWGQYICSNNTVGAPVSCFKHAPMGTCWGGIEVGVRIEVPNSDTNFSTKVYWIAEIIKLAGFKALLRYEGFDSDTSKDFWCNLCIPEVHPVGWCASSGKPLVPPKSIQHKYSNWKMFLVKRLTGAKTLPPNFNDLVQENMQFPFKKLMRVEVVDKNYLSRTRVALVEQVIGGRLRLVYEESQDGSDDFWCHMYSPLIHNIGWSRSIGHRFKRSDITKKLDGQVDAPAQLFQKVKDVDQSGDWFKDGMKLEAIDPLNLSAICVATVRKVLADGYLMIGIDGSEAVDGSDWFCYHGTSPSIFPAGFCEINNIELTPPRGYTKLPFKWFDYLRDTGAIAAPVRLFNKEVPNHGFRLGMKLEAVDLMEPRLVCVATVTRIVHRLLRIHFDGWEDEYDQWVDCESPDLYPVGWCQLTGYQLQPPASQSNREMPQSVPKQKKKAQQYKGQKKKRKIPVGRRPFSQAGRRRSSFSGDEEQSPPPYPAQGPARPRPRTHLHPTHKSESLLRMKEETAEVDEFTFSQGTSDQESNGSGSYYIKQEP; translated from the exons ATGGAAGACACAAGGGATTTG TCTACCAGCAGTTCTAGCTCAGAGGACAGTGAGGACGAAGTGGTGCCCTCCATCCCTGCCAGTCTGCCCATCATCAAGAACAATGGGCAAGTCTACACCTACCCTGATGGAAAGGCTGGAATGG CCACATGTGAGATGTGTGGGATGGTCGGTGTACGAGATGCTTTTTATTCGAAAACAAAGCGTTTCTGCAGTGTGTCCTGTTCAAGGAGTTATTCCTCAAATTCTAAAAAAGCTAGCATCTTGGCAAGACTCCAG GGCAAACCACCAACAAAAAAGGCCAAAGTCTTACAAAAACAGCCTCTCATGGCGAAGTTGGCAGCTTATGCCCAGTACCAAGCAAGTCAGCAGAACCAGGCCAAATCGAAAGCAG TGGTTCCTGCAGAGAGCTTTGACTGGGGGCAGTATATCTGTAGCAATAACACAGTTGGGGCTCCTGTCAGCTGTTTCAAACAT GCCCCTATGGGGACATGCTGGGGAGGCATCGAAGTAGGTGTGAGGATTGAAGTGCCCAACTCTGATACCAACTTCTCCACTAAAGTGTACTGGATAGCAGAAATCATAAAGCTAGCAG GGTTCAAGGCTCTCCTTCGTTACGAGGGCTTCGACAGTGACACGAGTAAAGACTTCTGGTGTAATCTCTGTATCCCTGAAGTACACCCTGTGGGATGGTGTGCTTCGAGTGGCAAACCCCTCGTACCTCCAAAAA GCATACAACATAAGTACTCTAACTGGAAAATGTTTCTTGTGAAGCGCCTCACTGGAGCTAAAACACTGCCACCTAACTTTAATGATTTG GTGCAGGAGAACATGCAATTCCCCTTTAAGAAGCTAATGCGGGTCGAGGTGGTGGATAAGAATTATCTTAGCCGGACACGAGTGGCACTGGTAGAGCAAGTGATTGGAGGTCGCCTCAGGCTGGTCTATGAGGAGAGCCAGGATGGATCTGATGATTTCTGGTGCCACATGTATAGCCCCCTCATCCATAATATAGGCTGGTCACGAAGCATTGGGCACCGCTTCAAACGATCTG ATATTACAAAGAAATTAGATGGTCAAGTCGATGCTCCTGCGCAGCTCTTCCAGAAG GTAAAAGATGTGGACCAGAGTGGGGACTGGTTCAAAGATGGGATGAAATTAGAAGCCATTGACCCCCTCAATCTCTCAGCTATATGTGTAGCTACTGTAAGAAAG GTTTTGGCAGATGGATATCTCATGATTGGGATTGACGGCTCAGAGGCAGTAGATGGATCAGACTGGTTCTGCTACCATGGCACCTCCCCTTCCATCTTCCCTGCCggcttctgtgaaatcaacaaCATTGAACTCACACCCCCTAGAG GGTACACTAAACTGCCATTTAAATGGTTTGACTACCTCAGAGACACGGGTGCAATAGCTGCTCCTGTCAGACTCTTTAACAAG GAGGTTCCCAATCATGGGTTTCGGCTAGGCATGAAGCTGGAGGCTGTGGATCTTATGGAGCCGAGGCTAGTGTGTGTTGCCACGGTGACGAGGATTGTGCACCGCCTACTGAGGATTCACTTTGATGGTTGGGAAGACGAGTATGACCAGTGGGTAGACTGCGAGTCGCCTGACCTCTACCCAGTGGGCTGGTGTCAGCTGACAGGCTACCAGCTCCAACCTCCTGCCTCACAGA GTAACAGAGAAATGCCCCAGTCTGTTcccaagcagaagaaaaaggcCCAGCAGTACAAAGGCCAAAAGAAAA AGAGGAAGATTCCTGTTGGTCGACGGCCCTTCAGTCaggcaggcaggaggaggagcagcttcTCAGGGGATGAAGAACAGAGTCCACCCCCTTACCCTGCCCAGGGGCCAGCTCGGCCCCGACCCCGCACCCACCTTCACCCAACCCACAAATCAG AATCTCTCCTGCGAATGAAAGAGGAGACCGCCGAAGTGGACGAGTTCACCTTCTCACAGGGCACTTCAGATCAAGAGAGCAACGGCTCGGGCAGCTACTACATCAAACAAGAACCCTGA
- the mbtd1 gene encoding MBT domain-containing protein 1 isoform X7, with the protein MEDTRDLAERAPRSDRKRRDSFGMFDGYDSCSEESTSSSSSEDSEDEVVPSIPASLPIIKNNGQVYTYPDGKAGMATCEMCGMVGVRDAFYSKTKRFCSVSCSRSYSSNSKKASILARLQGKPPTKKAKVLQKQPLMAKLAAYAQYQASQQNQAKSKAVVPAESFDWGQYICSNNTVGAPVSCFKHAPMGTCWGGIEVGVRIEVPNSDTNFSTKVYWIAEIIKLAGFKALLRYEGFDSDTSKDFWCNLCIPEVHPVGWCASSGKPLVPPKSIQHKYSNWKMFLVKRLTGAKTLPPNFNDLVQENMQFPFKKLMRVEVVDKNYLSRTRVALVEQVIGGRLRLVYEESQDGSDDFWCHMYSPLIHNIGWSRSIGHRFKRSDITKKLDGQVDAPAQLFQKVKDVDQSGDWFKDGMKLEAIDPLNLSAICVATVRKVLADGYLMIGIDGSEAVDGSDWFCYHGTSPSIFPAGFCEINNIELTPPRGYTKLPFKWFDYLRDTGAIAAPVRLFNKEVPNHGFRLGMKLEAVDLMEPRLVCVATVTRIVHRLLRIHFDGWEDEYDQWVDCESPDLYPVGWCQLTGYQLQPPASQSNREMPQSVPKQKKKAQQYKGQKKTLHRELFWLQRSCS; encoded by the exons ATGGAAGACACAAGGGATTTG GCTGAGCGTGCCCCACGTTCAGATCGTAAGCGGAGAGACTCATTCGGGATGTTTGATGGCTATGATAGCTGCAGCGAGGAGTCTACCAGCAGTTCTAGCTCAGAGGACAGTGAGGACGAAGTGGTGCCCTCCATCCCTGCCAGTCTGCCCATCATCAAGAACAATGGGCAAGTCTACACCTACCCTGATGGAAAGGCTGGAATGG CCACATGTGAGATGTGTGGGATGGTCGGTGTACGAGATGCTTTTTATTCGAAAACAAAGCGTTTCTGCAGTGTGTCCTGTTCAAGGAGTTATTCCTCAAATTCTAAAAAAGCTAGCATCTTGGCAAGACTCCAG GGCAAACCACCAACAAAAAAGGCCAAAGTCTTACAAAAACAGCCTCTCATGGCGAAGTTGGCAGCTTATGCCCAGTACCAAGCAAGTCAGCAGAACCAGGCCAAATCGAAAGCAG TGGTTCCTGCAGAGAGCTTTGACTGGGGGCAGTATATCTGTAGCAATAACACAGTTGGGGCTCCTGTCAGCTGTTTCAAACAT GCCCCTATGGGGACATGCTGGGGAGGCATCGAAGTAGGTGTGAGGATTGAAGTGCCCAACTCTGATACCAACTTCTCCACTAAAGTGTACTGGATAGCAGAAATCATAAAGCTAGCAG GGTTCAAGGCTCTCCTTCGTTACGAGGGCTTCGACAGTGACACGAGTAAAGACTTCTGGTGTAATCTCTGTATCCCTGAAGTACACCCTGTGGGATGGTGTGCTTCGAGTGGCAAACCCCTCGTACCTCCAAAAA GCATACAACATAAGTACTCTAACTGGAAAATGTTTCTTGTGAAGCGCCTCACTGGAGCTAAAACACTGCCACCTAACTTTAATGATTTG GTGCAGGAGAACATGCAATTCCCCTTTAAGAAGCTAATGCGGGTCGAGGTGGTGGATAAGAATTATCTTAGCCGGACACGAGTGGCACTGGTAGAGCAAGTGATTGGAGGTCGCCTCAGGCTGGTCTATGAGGAGAGCCAGGATGGATCTGATGATTTCTGGTGCCACATGTATAGCCCCCTCATCCATAATATAGGCTGGTCACGAAGCATTGGGCACCGCTTCAAACGATCTG ATATTACAAAGAAATTAGATGGTCAAGTCGATGCTCCTGCGCAGCTCTTCCAGAAG GTAAAAGATGTGGACCAGAGTGGGGACTGGTTCAAAGATGGGATGAAATTAGAAGCCATTGACCCCCTCAATCTCTCAGCTATATGTGTAGCTACTGTAAGAAAG GTTTTGGCAGATGGATATCTCATGATTGGGATTGACGGCTCAGAGGCAGTAGATGGATCAGACTGGTTCTGCTACCATGGCACCTCCCCTTCCATCTTCCCTGCCggcttctgtgaaatcaacaaCATTGAACTCACACCCCCTAGAG GGTACACTAAACTGCCATTTAAATGGTTTGACTACCTCAGAGACACGGGTGCAATAGCTGCTCCTGTCAGACTCTTTAACAAG GAGGTTCCCAATCATGGGTTTCGGCTAGGCATGAAGCTGGAGGCTGTGGATCTTATGGAGCCGAGGCTAGTGTGTGTTGCCACGGTGACGAGGATTGTGCACCGCCTACTGAGGATTCACTTTGATGGTTGGGAAGACGAGTATGACCAGTGGGTAGACTGCGAGTCGCCTGACCTCTACCCAGTGGGCTGGTGTCAGCTGACAGGCTACCAGCTCCAACCTCCTGCCTCACAGA GTAACAGAGAAATGCCCCAGTCTGTTcccaagcagaagaaaaaggcCCAGCAGTACAAAGGCCAAAAGAAAA CCCTTCACAGAGAACTGTTTTGGTTGCAGAGGTCATGCAGCTGA